From the genome of Burkholderiales bacterium:
CGGCTGTAGTCATCGCCCTTGGGATCGACCAGTACCGGTTTGCCCGCGAAACGCGCCAGCTCGATCATGCGTTCGATGTGCATGAGCCCGCCCTTGCCATAGTCGGAGAGCACCACCACATCGCACTCGGGCAGCATGCGCTCGTAGTCGGCAAGCTTGGCGGCGAGGATTTCGTGGCTGGGCGGCGTCTCGAAATCGATGCGCAGAAGCTGCTGCTGGCGGCCAATGACCCGCAGCTTGATGATGGTGGAAATGGTAGCATCGGTGTGCAGAAAGGCCTGCACCCCCTCCGCCTGTAAAAGCTCGCGCAGCCGGCTTCCCGCCTCGTCCGCCCCCACCACCGACAAAAGCCAGGCCTGGCCGGAAAGCGCCGTGATGTTGCGCGCCACGTTGGCCGCCCCGCCCGGGCGATCCTCGCTGCCCGTCACCCGCACCACGGGCACGGGCGCCTCGGGGGAGATGCGGCTCACCTCGCCGAACCAGTAACGGTCCAGCATCACATCGCCCACCACCAGGACTCTCGCCTCGCGCAGGTCACGCATGGTGTCTTTCTTTCGTCCCCGGTCTCATTGCCGGCCGATGGGAAAATACTCGAACCCTGCCTGCCGCACCACGTTGGGTTCGTAGAGATTGCGGCCGTCGAAGATGACAGGCTGCCGGAGTCGGCGCCGCATGTCGGCAAAATCCGGGCTGCGGAAGACTTTCCATTCGGTGACGATCACCAGCGCATCGGCGCCGTCCAGGGCATCCATGGGGGTGGCCGCGTACGTAAGGCGGGGTTCGTCGCCATAGATGCGCCGGGCCTCGTGCATGGCCACCGGGTCATGGGCCCGCACCGTGGCACCCGCCTGCCACAGGCCCTCCATGATGACGCGGCTGGGTGCCTCGCGCATGTCGTCGGTGTCAGGCTTGAAGGCCAGCCCCCACAGGGCGAAGCAGCGGCCGCGCAAGTCTTCGCCGAAGCGGGCCTTGATTTTCTCCAGCAGCACCCGTTTCTGCCGCTCGTTGGCCGCCTGCACCGCCTCGATCACCCGCAGGGTGACGCCGTGTTCCTGCGCGGTGCGCTGCAAGGCCTGGACGTCCTTGGGGAAACAGGAGCCGCCATAGCCCACGCCGGCATAGAGGAAGTGATAACCGATGCGGGGATCGGAGCCGATGCCCTGACGCACGTGTTCGATGTCAGCGCCCAGTTTTTCCGCAAGCAGGGCCAGCTCGTTCATGAAGGAAATGCGGGTGGCAAGCATGGCATTGGCCGCGTACTTGGTGAGCTCGGCGGAGCGGATATCCATGGCGATCAGGCGTTCGTGGTTGCGCTGGAAGGGGGCATAGATCGCCCGCATGATTGCCAGCGCCCGGGGATCGTCGGTGCCGACGACGATGCGGTCCGGGCGCATGAAGTCCTCCACCGCCGCCCCCTCCTTGAGGAATTCGGGATTGGAGACCACGGCAAAGGGAATGTCGAGGCAGCGGCGGGCGAGCTCTTCCTGCACCGCGGCGCGTACCTTGTCGGCGGTGCCCACCGGCACCGTGGACTTGTCCACGATGACCTTGTATTCGTCCATGTGGCGGCCGATGTTGCGCGCCGCCGCCACCACGTATTGCAGATCGGCGGAACCGTCCTCGTCGGGCGGCGTGCCCACAGCGATGAACTGCACCTGGCCAAAAGCCACACTCTTCGCCACGTCGGTGGTGAAGTGGAGTCGTCCGGCGGCCACGTTACGCCGGACCAGATCCTCCAACCCCGGTTCGTAGATGGGAATGCCTCCCTCGTTGAGCAGGGCGATCTTGCGCGCGTCCACGTCCAGGCACATGACCTCGTTGCCCACTTCGGCAAGACAGGTGCCGGTGACCAGCCCCACGTAGCCGGTGCCGATGATGGTGATTTTCATAGGAACGCTCCCTTGATTTCCTTTTCGATGTTTTCCAGCGCCGCCATGGGGTCCGGCGCCTGGGTGATGGGTCGGCCGATCACCAGGTGGCTTGCACCCGCACGGAGGGCCTCGGCGGGGGTGGCAATGCGCGCCTGATCCCCGGCTTGAGCACCCACCGGGCGGATACCCGGGGTGACCAGGAGAAAATCCGGACCATGCGCCGCCCGCAACAGGGCCGCCTCCCTCGGCGAGCAGACCACGCCCGCAAGCCCGCACTCCTGTGCCAGACGCGCAAGCCGCACCACCACTGCCTCGGGGGGCTCGCTGATGCCCACTTCCACCAGGTCGGCCGCCTTCAGACTTGTGAGCACCGTCACGGCAACGAGATGGGGGGCCTGCGGCAGGCCCGCCAGGGCTTCCGCGGCGGCGGTCAACATGGCCCGCCCACCCAGGGCATGGACGTTGATCATCCACACCCCCAGCCCTGCCGCGGCGCGGCAGGCGGCGGCGACGGTGTGGGGAATGTCGTGGAACTTGAGATCGAGAAAGACCTCGAAGCCCGCCGCCCTGAGTTTTTCCACCAGGGCAGGGCCGGCGGCAGTGAACAGCTCCTTGCCCACCTTGAGGCGGCAGCGGGCGGGGTCCAGCCGCCGGGCGAGCGCCAGCGCCGGCGCGCTGGCGGCATAGTCGAGGGCGACGATGATGCGGGGTTCGCTCAACATGGGCTAGCTCTGGGCCGAGGCCTGACGCTCCTCCAGCCGGCGCGGCGGGAAGGTCTCCCAGCCGCCGCAGGCGGGACAGCGCCAGAAAAACTGCCGCGCCTTGAAACCGCAATTGTCGCATTGGAAGAAGGCGAGGCGACGGGCATGCTGGTGAACAAGATTGCGGATGGCCTGCAGATCCTGTCTCGCCTCCGGGGGTGCCTCGTAGAGTTGGGCGTCGAGGATTTTTTCCAGGGCAAGCAGGGTCGGATTGCGGCGCAGCTCCTCGCGGCCCAGGCGGTGGGCGGCTTCGCTGCCCTCCGCCTCCAGGACCGCCTGGAAGGCGGCACCGAAGAGGTCCACGCTGGGATGGTTGGCAAGCCACCCTTTGAGCAGATGGGCCGCATCCTGCACCCGTCCCAGGTCACGGTAACAGGCGAGCAGTTTTTCCGCCACCAGCGGCAGATAGTCCGGGTTTTGCGCCTCCACCCGCCGCCAGGCGGTGATCGCCTCCTCCGGCCGCCGCGAGGCGAGGGCAAAATCCCCGGCGAGCACGGTGGCACGCACGTTGCGCCGGTTCACCCGCAGCGCTTCCGTGAGCTCGTCGGCCGCCGCGTCGAAACGCCCCTCCATGGCCAGGGCAGCCGCCTTCTCGCAATGAAACTGGCTGATTTCCACGAGATAGCCGGTGCCGGCGCTCTCGGCCAGACGCTCTGCCATGGCGATCGCCTTGTCCCATTCCTTTTCCTGGACGTAAATCTCCATCAGGGCGCGGCGGGCAGCCTCTACGTGGTGGGTTTTCTCCAGCTTCCGGAAGACCTGTTCGGCGCGGTCGAGGAGCCCCGCCTTGAGGTAATCCTGGCCGAGCTCCATCTGCGCCGCGAGGCGCTGCTCCTCGCCCAGATCGGGACGATCAATCAAACCCTGGTGCAACTTGATGGCCCGCTCCACCTCCCCACGACGGCGGAACAGCCCACCGAGGGTGAAATGCAGCTCGACAGTTTCGCTGTCCGCGCGCGCCGCCTCGGTGAAGGCTTCGATGGCCTTGTCCGGCTGCTGATTGAGGAGGAAGTTCAGGCCCTTGAAGTAGGACTCGGGCAGTTGTCTGGACTGGGAGATGACGTGCTTGATGTCGATGCGGGCCGCCACCCAGCCGAGCAGGAAGAAGAGGGCGAACCCCAGCAGCCACCAGTATTCGAAATCCACGACGGGTTTCCGGCGTCTAAGCTTGACCCGCGGTTTGGGCGCCCTCGGCCCGCTGGGCCTCCTGGTTGCGCTGACGCAGTTCCCGTTTGAGGGCCAGGATCTCCCGCCGCTGGCGCAACATGTAGCTCACGCTCGCCGCCACCCCCGCCACCGCGCCCAGGGCAAAAAACACCAGAAGCACCACCACCAGGGGCGCCTGCCACTCGGTGCCCAGGTAATAGCGCAGGGTGACGACTTCACTGTTCTTGACGGCAAAGCCAACGGCGAGGAGGAACAACACCAGACCAAGCACCGGGGTGACGAATCGCATGCCTTGCCTCCTCTGCCACCGGCCTGGTGCAGGCCCGCCTCAGCGAAAGGCCGGCGCCGGCCCCGGGGATTGCGTGCCTGCAGCGTTCACGGCCTCAGCTCTCACTGGCGGGCGGCGTTTCCGCCTGCCGCTTGCGGTTGTCCACGCGGTCCCTGAGCTCCTTCCCCGCCTTGAAGTGGGGCACATACTTGGCCGGCACCTCGACGCGGCCGCCGGTCTTGGGATTGCGCCCGATACGCGGTGGCCGGTAGTTGAGGCTGAAACTGCCAAAACCACGGATTTCGATGCGCTCCCCCTGCGACAGGCTTTTCGCCATGGCATCGAGGATGGTTTTCACCGCCAATTCCGCGTCCTTGGTCACCAGCTGGGGATAGCGCGCCGACAGCCGCATGATGAGCTCCGATTTGGTCATGGCCAAACCCCGGTTTTGTTATTGTCCGGTGCTCTTGGTATCCAGCTTTGCTTTCAGAAGCGCGCCCAGGTTGGTGGTGCCGCTGCTCGCCGACTGTTCGGCCGCCATTTTTTCCATGGCCTCGGCGGCCTCCGCCGCCTCCTTGGCCTTGATGGAAAGGCTGATGCTGCGGTTCTTCCGGTCCACGCTGATGATCATGGCTTCCACCTCATCCCCTTCCTTAAGGTGGGTGCGGATGTCCTCGACACGGTCACGGGACACTTCGGATGCCCGCAGATAACCTTCGACGTCATCGGCAAGCTGGATGACGGCGCCCTTGGCATCGAGGGATTTCACCGTCCCCTTGACGATGGCGCCCTTGTCGTGGGAGGCCACGTAGTTGGTGAAAGGATCGCCCTGCAACTGTTTGATGCCGAGAGAGATGCGCTCGCGCTCGGGGTCGATGGCAAGCACCACGGCTTCCACTTCGTCGCCCTTCTTGTACTTGCGCACCGCCTCCTCGCCCGGCTCCGTCCAGGAGAGATCGGACAGGTGCACCAGACCATCAATGCCACCGGGCAGCCCGATGAAGACGCCGAAGTCGGTGATGGATTTGATCTGCCCCTTGACCTTGTCGCCCTTGCGGTAGTTGGCGGCAAACTCTTCCCACGGGTTGGGTTTGCACTGCTTCATGCCCAGGGAGATGCGGCGGCGCTCCTCGTCGATTTCGAGGATCATCACTTCCACCTCGTCGCCCACCTGCACCACCTTGGCCGGATGAACGTTCTTGTTGGTCCAGTCCATTTCCGACACATGCACCAGGCCTTCGATGCCCGGCTCGATCTCCACGAAGGCACCGTAATCGGTGATGTTGGTCACCTTGCCGAAAAGCCGCGTGCCCGGCGGATAACGGCGGGAAATGTTGACCCAGGGATCGTCGCCCAGCTGTTTGAGGCCGAGGGAAACGCGGTTCTTTTCCTGGTCGAACTTGAGGACCTTGGCCTCCACCTCATCGCCCACGGAGAGCACCTCGGAGGGGTGCTTCACCCGGCGCCAGGCCAGATCGGTGATATGCAGCAGACCGTCGATGCCCCCCAGATCGACGAAGGCACCATAGTCGGTGATGTTCTTCACCACGCCCTTGACCACCATGCCTTCCTTCAGGCTTTCCAGGAGCGCCTGGCGCTCGGCGCCCAGGGTTTCCTCGAGCACAGCCTTGCGGGAGACCACCACGTTGTTGCGTTTCTTGTCGAGCTTGATGACCTTGAACTCGAATTCCTTGCCCTCGTAGGGGGTGGTGTCCTTCACCGGCCGCACATCCACCAGCGAGCCGGGCAGGAAGGCGCGGATGCCGTTGATCATCACCGTAAGCCCACCCTTGACCTTGCCGGTGATGATGCCCTTGACCAGCTGGTTGTTTTCCATCGCCTGCTCCAGCTCCTGCCAGGCGGCGATGCGCTTCGCTTTCTCCCGGGATAAGCGGGTGGAACCGTAGCCGTCCTCGAGGGCTTCGATGGCGACGGTGACGAAGTCGCCCTCTTTGACTTCGAGTTCGCCGCGATCATTGCGGAACTCGGAGGCGGGGATCACGCTTTCCGACTTGAGACCCGCGTTGACGATCACCTCGTCGCCGCGGATCGCCACCACCTCGGCGGTGATGAGCTCGCCCACGCGCATTTCCTGGCGGGCAAGCGATTCTTCGAAAAGGGCGGCAAAACTTTCGTTGCCGGCAGCAGTCTGGGTGGTGGAGGTTTGCGAAGTCGCCATCATGAAGGGGTACCTGAAAAATGCCGCCCGAATCTTCCCGATTGCGGACGGGTTGCCTGTTTGTGACCACATCACCGGGGTAACCGAAACGGTCTTCAGGCTTTCAACAGCCTGCTACCGCCCTGGGTTTCCTTCAGCCTCCGGTGACACCCGCTGCGGATGCCGCCTCGAATCGCCGGATCACCTCCGCCACCGCTTCGTCGATGGTGAGGGCGCTGGTATCGAGCACGCTCGCATCCGCACTTTTCTGCAAGGGGGCCGCGCTGCGCCGGGAATCCCGCGCATCCCGCTCCCGGATGTCCTGCAAAAGAGTTTGGATGTTAGCAGACATTCCTTTTTCCATCAACTGTTTATATCGGCGCTCCGCCCGCACTTCGGGGCTGGCGGTGAGAAAAATCTTGACGCGGGCATCAGGGAAGACCACCGAACCCATGTCGCGCCCGTCGGTCACCAGACCCGGCGGCTGGCGGAAAGCCCGCTGGCGGTCCAGGAGGGCATCGCGTACCGCCGGCCATTGCGCCACCACGGAGGCCCCGGCGCTGATTTCCTCGCTGCGGATGGCATCGGTGACATCCTCCTCGCCAAGCCACACCCGCTCTGCCTCGAAGCGCACGGGCAGGGTGGCCGCAAGCTCTTTAAGCGCCTGCGCATCCTCCCAGGCCACGCCCGCCCGCCGCGCCGCCAGGGCCAGCAGACGGTAGAGGGCGCCGCTGTCCAGGTAATGGAAGCCCAGCCGCTGCGCCACCCGCTGGGCAACGGTTCCCTTGCCCGAAGCGGAAGGGCCGTCGATGGCGATCACCGGCACATCCGGCTGCACCAGGCTGAGGAAGACATCGAAATAGCCGGGGAAGGTCTTCGCCACACAACCGGGATCGAGGATGCGCACCGGCACACCGGCAAGCGCCACCAGGGAAAAACACATGGCCATGCGGTGATCGTCATAGGTTTCGATTTCGGCATGGGGTGTCAGTCCCGCCGCCGGGGGGGTGATGCGGATGAAATCCGCCCCCGTCTCCACTTGCGCTCCGAGTTTGGCGAGCTCCCGCGCCATGGCGGCGATGCGATCGGTTTCCTTCACCCGCCAACTGGCGATGTTGCGGATGGTGGTGGTGCCGCGGGCGAAGAGTGCCGCCACGGCGACCGTCATCGCCGCATCGGGAATGTGGTTGAGGTCCGCATCGATGGGCTTGAGCACGCGCGGCCCGCAGGCCTCGATCCAGTCCTCGCCGCTGCGAATGAGCCCGCCCATTTGCGCCAGCACGTCGGCAAAGCGCACATCACCCTGGATGCTGTTTCTGCCCACCCCCAGCACCCGCACCGGACCACCGCCGATGGCACCGGCCGCGAGGAAATACGAAGCGCTGGAAGCATCCCCCTCCACCTGCACCGTGCCCGGACTGCGGTAGCGCTGGTTGGCCGCGATGTGAAACTGCGACCAACCCTCCCGCTCCACTTCCACGCCGAAGCGGCGCATGAGGTTGAGGGTGATTTCCACGTAGGGCTTGGAAATCAGTTCCCCCACCACTTCCACTGTGTGGGCCACACCGGTGAGGGGCAACGCCATGAGCACGGCGGTGAGGAACTGGCTGGAAACATTGCCCCGGATGTGCACCCTGCCGCCGGCGCGAATCTCCGCCGGATGGATGGCAAGCGGCGGATAACCTTCCGCTCCCAGATAATCGATGCGCGCCCCCAACTGACGCAGGGCATCCACCAGGTCGCCGATGGGCCGCTCGTGCATGCGTGGCACACCGGACAGCCGATAGTGCCCCGCCGCCAAGGCCAGCACCGCCGTGAGCGGTCGAAAGGCGGTGCCGGCATTGCCCAGGAAAAGGTCCGCCTCCCGAACGGGGAAGCGGCCCGCCACCCCCCGCACCCGGTAATGGTCGCCATCGCCCAGGCGCTCCCACTCGACACCCAGACGCGCCAGCGCCTCCAGCATGACCCGGGTATCGTCCGAATCGAGCAGCCCACGCACCTCCGTCACGCCTTCCGCCAGCGCCGCAAGAAGCAGGGTGCGGTTAGAAATGCTCTTCGAGCCGGGCAGTTTCACACTGCCCGCCATGCGGGGAATGGGTTGCAGGTCGAGATGGTCCTTGGTCATGGAAATCTAGCCCAGGCAAAGGGGCGCGCCGCGACGGATGTTGCCATCAGCCCTCGCCGAGGAAACGGCGGCGGGTATTGCGCGCCCGCGTGAAGACTTCCGCCAGGCCCTCGCCGTCACCGGCGGCAATCAGCGCGCGCAGGTGCTCAAGTTCCGCCTCATAACCCGTGAGGTGTCGCAGCAGCGCCTCGCGGTTGGCAAGGCAGATGTCGCGCCACATCTCGGGGGAACTGGCGGCAATACGGGTCACGTCGCGGAAGCCGCTTGCCGCCAGACCAAAAAGACGCGCCGCCTCCTTTTGCGCGGCGATGTAGTCCACCAGGGCGAAGGCGAGCACGTGGGGCAGATGGCTCACCGCTGCGAACACCTCGTCGTGTTCCTGCGGGTTGAGCTCCACGATGCGCGCGCCGCATGCGGTCCACAGGCCCGCCACCTGGCTGCGCGCCACCGGATCGGTTTCCGCAAGCGGCGTGATCACCACCACCCGATCACGAAAAAGATCGGCCCGCGCCGCCCTCACGCCGCTCTTTTCCGCGCCGGCGATGGGATGCGCGGGGACGAAGCGGGCAAGCCGGTCTTTGAGGTGCGTGCGGGCGAGGGCGATCACATCCTGTTTGGTGCTGCCCACGTCGGTGATCACGGTGTGGGGGGCAAGATGGGGAGCGATGGCCGCCATGACGCCCCCCATCTGGCCCACCGGCACCGCCAGCACCACCACATCGGCCTCCGCCACCTGGGCGGCATCGCTGCCGATCTCGTCGATGACCCCCGCCTCACGGGCAATGCGCAGGTTTTCCGCATCGCGCCCGAAGCCGATCACCCGCTTCACACTTCCCGCCTCGCGCAGCGCCAGGGCCAGGGAGCCACCGATAAGGCCGATACCGAAAATGACGACGCAGTCCATCATGCCCCCTCACGCCCGGGACCAAAATGACAAGCCGTCGCCGGGGCTAAGGCAGCAGGGTCCGGCTGATTCTTGGGTAGGTGAGCGAGCCGTTTTTCCACGGTGATCAGAGGCTGCGGCCCAGCACGCTGGCAATCCCCTTGAGCTCGCCCATGAGGTGTTTCAGTTCCTCGGGACTCAGGGCCTGGTCGGCATCGCACCACGCTTCACAGGGACGGGGATGGGATTCCACCAGCAGACCGTCGGCACCGGCGGCAATGGCCGCCCGCGCCAGCGCCGGCACCATCCAGGCCTTGCCGCCGGCATGGGAGGGATCGATGATCACCGGCAGGTGGGTTTCCTTCTTCAGGACGGGAACCGCGGTCACGTCCAGGGTGTTTCGATAGGCAGTCTCATAGGTGCGGATGCCCCGCTCGCAGAAGATGATGTTGTGGTTGCCGCCGGCGGCGATGTATTCCGCCGCCATCAGCCACTCGGAAATGGTGGCCGCCATGCCCCGTTTTAGGATCACCGGCTTGTTGATGCGGCCCACCTCCTTGAGAAGATCGAAGTTCTGCATGTTGCGGGTACCAATCTGGATCACATCCACGTCGTACTCGAGGAAGGTGTCCAGCATGCGCACGTCCATGAGCTCGGTAACGATGGGCAGCCCATACTTGTCCGCCGCCCGGCGGAACATGGCCAGGCCCTCCACACCCCGCCCCTGGAAGGTGTAGGGACTGGTACGGGGCTTGAAAGCACCACCGCGCATCAGCCGGCAGCCGGCCTCCTTGACGAAACGTGCCGCCTCGTCCATCTGCTCCTGGGTTTCCACCGAGCAGGGGCCGCTGATGACTTGGATCTGATTGCCCCCCAGGGGAATGCCGCGGATGTCGATGACGGTGTTTTCCTTGTGCCATTCCCGCGCCACGATCTTGTACGGCTTGACCACGTGCATGGAGTACTCGACCCCAGGCAGGGCATCGATTGCTTCCTGATCGATTTTCCGCTCATCGCCGATGGCACCGATGACGGTGCGCTCGGTGCCGCGGGAGACGTTGGCGTCACAGCCGTATTCCTTGATCTTGCGCACCACTGCTTCGATCTGCTCTTCGGTGGCGCCGTTTTCCATCACCACGATCATGCCGTTTCCTTTCCTTCCTCTTCGAGGGCGCCTGCCAGCGCCGTCAGGAACCGTTCGTTTTCCTCCGGCAGGCCCACGCTCACGCGCAGATATTCCGCCAGCCCGTAATTGGCCACCGGCCGCACGATGACCCCCCGCTTGAGAAGCCGCTGGTAGATGCCCATGGCGTTGCCCACACGGAAGCACAAGAAATTGCCGAAGGAGGGAATCCATTCCAGCCCCAGCCGCGCCAGCCCCCCGGTCATCGCGGCCAGTCCGGCGCGGTTTACGGCAATGCTCCGCTCGAGATGGGCCGCATCCCCGAGGGCGGCGATGGCCGCCACCTGGGCCACGGTGCTGACGTTGAAGGGTTGCCGCACCCGGTTGAGCATGTCCGCCACCTCCGGATGGGCCAGGGCAAACCCCACCCGCAGCCCCGCCAGCCCATAGGCCTTGGAGAAGGTGCGGGTGATCATCAGATTGGGGAAGCGGGAAAGCCAGGTGACGCTGGGCGGCGCGAGCCCCGGCTCCAGGTATTCGTAGTATGCCTCGTCTAGCACCACCAGCACCCGGCGGGGAACCGCTTCGACGAAGGCAAGCAGCGCCTCCGGCATAAGCAGCGTCCCGGTGGGGTTGTTAGGGTTGGCGAGGAAAATCACCCGCGTGTCCTCTTCGATGGCTTCCAGCATCGCCACCGGGTCGGTGCCGAAGTCTTTGGCCGGCACCTCAATGGCCCGTGCCCCCACCGCCTGCACCGCCAGGGGATAGACGGCGAAGGCATGGCGGGAGAAAACGGCGGAGGTACCAGGGGCAAGAAAGGCCCGGGCGGCGAGTTCCAGCACGTCGTTGGAGCCGTTGCCCAGCACGATCTGGTCCATGCCCACGCCGTATTTCTTCGCCAGCGCGGCGCGCAGCTCGAAGCCCGCGCCATCGGGATAGCGGGCAAGCTCAGGAAGGCATTCCCGCACCGCCTCCAGGGCACGGGGACTGGGGCCCAAGGGGTTTTCGTTGGAGGCGAGCTTGACGATGGACTCCGGCGCCAGCCCCATTTCCCGCGCCAGTTCGGCAATGGGCTTGCCCGGGGGATAGGGGGCGATGGCGCGGATGTGACCGGGAACGGTTTCGCAGACTTCGATCATGGTGGACAAAGCTTACCGGTTCTCACAGGTCGGCCACCG
Proteins encoded in this window:
- the hisC gene encoding histidinol-phosphate transaminase is translated as MIEVCETVPGHIRAIAPYPPGKPIAELAREMGLAPESIVKLASNENPLGPSPRALEAVRECLPELARYPDGAGFELRAALAKKYGVGMDQIVLGNGSNDVLELAARAFLAPGTSAVFSRHAFAVYPLAVQAVGARAIEVPAKDFGTDPVAMLEAIEEDTRVIFLANPNNPTGTLLMPEALLAFVEAVPRRVLVVLDEAYYEYLEPGLAPPSVTWLSRFPNLMITRTFSKAYGLAGLRVGFALAHPEVADMLNRVRQPFNVSTVAQVAAIAALGDAAHLERSIAVNRAGLAAMTGGLARLGLEWIPSFGNFLCFRVGNAMGIYQRLLKRGVIVRPVANYGLAEYLRVSVGLPEENERFLTALAGALEEEGKETA